TCACAGCGGGAAAACAGTAACACAGCTAAATCATACCTTCTTGTTGCTGTCAGTTCACACGTGCGGCGGCGATGCAGCCCTCTTCCTTCGCTCCGCTGGCGGTGCACgtcttctccctctcttctcctccacaGCAGCGCGCCCGTATTCTCCTCTtgcgcggcggcgcagctggcctctcctcctccgcgcctgagccctggcctccttctcctgcagacctgcacgacggcgtggctgctccctcttcttcgtctGCAAGCGCGgccgcctcccctcctccgCGGCGTGCagccgccttcttctcctgcCCGGGGGCGCGGCCGCTGCCCTCTCCTCCgtggcgcggcgcggcgagtAAATCCCGACCCCGCGAAATGCGGGAGAGGGTCGGGTACCTTGCTCCTTGAGGACTTGCGAGGCAGAAGGAATGCTGGAGCAGAGCTAGCCGACCTCCCTCCGGGCGTAGTAGGTCGTGGCCGGAGGGCAGGAGGTGACGCGAGATGTTGGACGGCACCGAAGAGTCGAACTCGGCGACAAGCGGCGGGGAGGACCTCGGGGATGGGAGCCGCCGGAGACGAGCTGAGGTGCTGCAAGGAATCGAGCAAGGGAGCGGGAGAGCTCGGGGACGACCGGGCGTCGACAAACTCCGGCACGACCGCACGAGAGGGGCCAAGGATCTCAGAGGCGGCGGAAGGAGGAGCTTGGAGGCACCGCCATCTGCATGTCGTTGCCAACGGGGCACAGAAGGAGGTGTGGGGAGAGAATGACAGGGCTGGAGCCTGGaggcttattttttttataaaaaaaagtttggaaTCGAAAATTTTATCAAACTCGACTACTCTTACAactattttctaaaaaaaaactcttacAACTACGAATTGGAATAATTTTTTCTTTGGTATATAAATCTTGATAGGGGGTTTGTGCGCCCATGGCACCGCAACTGTCCCCGCACTGTCCACCGGCACAATTTGCTTTGAGATTTGCGCCCACATCAACTATCATTGTTTCTTCACGTCCCGATGTCCACAATCCCAAATCGACGCAGTGGGGGTGCCACGGGGCAGCGGGGCATCACAACCCGCAGGGTGGCGGGGAGTACAGTGGCGGCAAGGCAGTGGTAGGCTGACGGGTCGGCGGGCCGAGCAGTGTCTCTTTGTGTCCCTCTCATGTCTTGGCGAGACGTCTCCTTCGTGCCGGCACcatgtctctctcccttctctctcctcATCTATGTTTCTCTCTCCGCTACGATGGACGGTTGGATATAAGGGTGTGGTGCGGCCGGGTGTACTTGTGCATCACCCATTATAAACCTTTGCAATACAAAGTACCATCAAGGTTTTCGTAAAGACATTACAATCAAAATCAAACACCTGCATGAACTCAACCACTTTCGGAGGTTTCAAAAAGCCCCTCGAATCGCCATCCAAAAATATGTGAAGCCATGAGcattgaatgtatctatataatctataaagttgattcCCACTGAgtgcaattaatgtttgcaaactTCACATGTAAGGTGTTCATAtcatcatccacatcatgcacaTTCAAAgtctccacatcatcattctCATCATTTGTTGTAGTACACCAAGAATCCATTTCAGTGGTCCAttcgaatttaatattttgatacctATGATTTTTCATCTTCCTGTTGCATATAATACTTCACCTGaacacacatattttcatgatatgtcAATTTTTCTAAGATCTGCAAATATTCAGGTTGACGAAGCTTCACTTTCGGTTTCTTCGAAATTGTTAATTTTCATCCACATCAAAACTACAcctattgttttgttgcataggTGTTATGAATGATAAAGTCTTTTTTCCcacaatattcatatttattttacattaaatcatattattatcatttgtttctaaaatcatatccAGACGTGCATATAGAATATAGAATTTTGcgcggcaacgcgcggggaATCAGCTAGTTTGATATAAGGATGATCCCGTAAACATACATGTCGTTGAATCACAAGATTTTCGTCAGAATACCAGAGAAGAACTCTAAAGCCACAAAGATCAGGCAAATAAAAACACCAGGACGCACTAATAAAAACTCATCAGATCTGTATAAACAAATCTACAAGGACACATCCAAAATTTATAAGATCAGACACACCGAACCCATAGATGGAAAAGCTCTCTAGCCCAATGGCATCATTCGGTAGGCGGTAAGAACTAGAATACTTTTATTCTCAATGATGTCGCTCCCACCACTATAACATTGTCAACATGGATCACACAATTCAAATTAGTAAAAATTCTTGATACGTATCGGAGGGATCAGAGGTTCATCCACCTCGTAGATCCGAGGTGATGGCCAGAAGCGAGAGAACTAGTAAATCCCTGTGGCGCGTCTACAACATTGATGTCCTCCTTTCAAACCCCAACATTTCGCGGTTGTGTTTTTCCCATTTCACTTGTAGTATTAAGCCACATGTGGCAACATCACAAAACTTTATAAAAGAGAGATTGGACGGTGGCTGATTTTTTCCTTAGGGGACTGCAAAAAATTGTTAAAACTTTTTCTTATTCGTCGTTACACTTTAATtgaaaaaattgtaaaaaacCCACTTTAAAAGTCGTCCATTGAAATTAGGAATTACTATTGCACAAGATGAGCCCCTGCAAAGTTTCAAGAATTTTTATAATTGTTTTTAGTGCCtttaggatttaaacaagtatttaaatttaaactatGTCAAACTTGTTCAAAATAAGCTGAAACTTTACAGTCGGTGGAGAAAAACATTTCAAGACTAGCTCTACATACCTTACAGCTTttttggcaaccaagaattcatttcatttggtagaaatgaaatgaaatgaaatccattttttgataagatttcatttggttgaatttgaattccggtttcaaaaatcatatttgtctaccacatggaattggaattgtagagtgagagacaattttaaagaaatgatgttttttagagaggaattgggGTTAGTTATAGTGTAATTCCATGAAATTTAAGATTGGATTTCTATGACCAATTCCGTGCCATCCAAACAAATTGGTTtctggaattcaaaatgaatgaGAATTATATGCATGCCAAACGAGCTGCGGAAGAGGGAAGACTTGTAGCGGCCGAACACATCTGTTCCCTGTTGGGCATTCGGCGTCCAGCGCGCTGCTGTTCCCGCCATGCCATGTCAGGCCCGTGGGCCCTATCCGCGCCAGACACGTTGCAAGCGGGCCCCACCGGCAGTGAGACCACGGCCCCAGGCCAGTATTGGACTGCCGCGTGTCACGTGCGGAGTCCGCCGACCCAATCACCCAAGGAATGCTGTCGCCGTTCCTTCTCTGCCGCGATAGCCTGCACCAAGCCCTGTAGCTCGGCCTGAACCACGTCGTCTGCACCGGCACGTCACACCGCAGACCCCATCGCCTCCCTCCTTTCCCTGCCAACATGCCGAATCTTTCTCTGACGTCGCTTCAAGAATCAAGAAGATGGCCCGTCGCCATTTCCGGTcgcctgcaggctgcagcgcCTGCCACCGCGGCACCGCGCCATTCTTCTGGCGACGCCTTTTCTTCCTTGTCGTCAAGCCTAGATCGCTTCTTCATCTCCCGCATCTTCCCCCTCGCTATAAAAGGTAGCCCCCGGCTCTTCTTTTCCCCAtcccgagctcgccggagttcttCCTCTCGCCGCCGAGCTTTCCACGATGCTGAGCACTTTCCTGCCGAACCACTCCCCTCTAGCCTCCTCAACGGCTCCACCTACCATTCCGAGTTCGCTGCCTCTCTGCGCGCCTATCCGACAAGCTCTCCGGCCCGTCGCTTCGAAGACAGGAGTCGCCAGGACGAAGCCATCTTCTTCATCGCCGGTGAAACGCCGCCGTTCTGCTACGCCTACGCTGCAAAGGCTCTCCTTCGAACATGGAGTCCTTTCCAAGCCCTCGGTGagcgccgccttcctccgccCGTTTTCCATCCTTGCGCCGTCGCACCGCTTGCCACCCAAACCACACCGTTTACCCCTGACCGACCCGAACCGTCCGTCGTCCATGGCGGGCCACACTCGGCCAGCCCAGTATCACCCCCTCTCGgcccacttcctcaaagcccGATGGAAAAACACGAAGAAAAGATAAAACAGGCCAAGGCCCAGATCTGAGCCGACCGTGCCAGATCCATCATGCCCAGTATGAGCAATTCCAATGGGATTTTCCAAATTTCGTCCAAAAATGTCCTTATTTTGGTCATTTGGGAGAGCAAGTGGACATATGTCCTCCCCATGTCACCCAACCCCATCCTCCAATTTCTTATCCCAAATTAGCCTTTCCTTCTCTTtatcctttctcttcttcttttcactttttcttttcctttttcgaTCTCTTGTTGTGAGGCCGGGACGGACAAAAGAGAGCACCGGACAATGTCCGGACACCCCAAACCTCCCTCAAATTTGAGGCAAGTTTGGGGGATATGTTTGGACAAACATGACATTTTGTCCGTTTAGGGGATGCCATTGGAAGATGACTTTAGAAGCAAAATGTCCATATCCTCCAAATATGACATTTGGGATAGCTTTGGAGGATgccattggagatgctctcaCATACGTataccttttttcttttggttcgTCGCATCGTCTGCCCTAGCCGccaagagaagagaagaccTAGCTCCTTTGAAGGAAATTTTGATATCCGGCGGTTCCTTCATCTCTGATTGTCGTTTCGGCATTGAgagggcggggggggggggggggggtgcacGGATCAACGTCTGGCATCAGTGAGAATTAGCTCAGAACCGATAAGAATTGATCGCCGTGCCCGTTAGTTTCGACAATACAATGTAGGAAGAACACAAATATTCAAAGATGTTGCATGCATCCATCTTTCACAAACTCTTTGGCAATTTACAAAGACTCAAGACATGGTAATTTTATTTGCACAAGCTGAATCATATTCTGGACAATAAAGGAAAACAGGttttaaatactccctccgatacatattaattgttaAAATATTGCATATATCAAGATGTTTTTATGCATAGATAcatcatatttgggcaaatttgagaaaattaatATAACATGAATCGGAGGAAGGAAGTAGGAAGTATGTTTTTTAGTTGGTTAGTACCACAGCTTCACATCGTTGCAACCCACTTCTCTTCCTCAATGCTTCAGTTTTTTTCCCAACGACTTGCCGTTTTGATCCATCTGGAATTCTCTTTTCCCAACGATATGTTCAATTTGATCGGATTCTCGAGAAGTACTCGACTGCGCATCGGCCCAGCTTGGTCCAGGTGGTCCGATTAACAAGAAGGCTTAGCACGAAAACCCACAAACGGACAGCTAGATTTGCACGATAGGACGGCCACGAAAACGCGACGTGAGCGTTCAAAGTGGCATCAGTTTTACTGTCCTAAATAACTATATATACCCAACGACCTAGAAgtaaaacatgttttgttttgctccATACATTTTGAAAATAAGGGGTTGTGATGCATGATAGCAGCTGGTGTTCCACACAGCAGCATACACGACCTTTGTCATTTCACTTGCCTTGCAAGCGCATATACAATCAGTATTGTTTCACATTGATTTCACACAATTAGTACACAACTACATAAAGGAGAGGGAGTCCTATAACGGCTAACAAGTTAGCCTTCCCGTCATTATTATAAAGGTGTAATAAATAAGTTGGCAATTAGTTTATTtgtacaaagaaaagaaaacagaaaacagaaaaaacaaatacaagGCACATGGTTATGCTGAACATTATGTCATGTGGTTTCATGCACTCCATAGTGACCCTCTCGGCATGCCCAGCTAAGATAAATGTCATGAGGTTTCATTCACCATCAGGTTACTCTAACCATTCAAAGGTGAAATCATAACCTGCGATTTGTCAGCAAAGATCTGCACAAATCACAGCGGACTTTTTTTGCCCTGCGGCACATCTCTGATTCTTTCCGGGGCCAGCCCACCTAACATGAGGGCCTGCCATACGCGGCTTGGCTGGTCTGTTCTGTAGTAGTGAACTACTCTTGACAAATAGTACAAACTAAATTCTCACCAAGCATAAAGTTTTCATTCTATGAACATAAATTATATGACTAAATATTTGCTGATCCATGCCTTATACATCCTAATCACTTGGCAGGTGTAAGCTCATTCCAAAAGAAATAATTGATAACAACTGAATGAACAACTTTGCATTCATTAAGTAACTGAAGTGAAACTGTAGCACATACAATATATAAGCAAAAAGAAACTACAATAGTGGCAGAAGAAAACCATAACAGAAACAGCACCACAGCAGCTTCCTATCTAAATCCTTCCTGCTGGGAGATCCACACGACCATCACAACTAACCTagcattgcttgtgataaaAAGGAAACAAGCTAACAAGGTATATTTATGCAAGTGTTTTTAGAAGCTCCCAGTAATGTCTTTACATACAGCTTGTTATAGCCAAAACCTTTATAATTTGTAGAGAATTTTCTAAATACAATGCCACATAACCAGGGTGACACTAATTCAGGCTATTTGACATGCTTTGGGGAAATTTAACATAACAGGTTATCTTGGATAtctggtaaaaaaaacaggTTATCTTGGATAAGAGAAGATTTCTGAGATGAATCTTGGCAATTAGCACCCATAGGTTAATATCCTTGTCCAGTATGCATGGATCAGGATGTTCCCACCATGTAAATGACTAAGTAGTGACTGACCATATTGGACCAATTTAATCTCATGACCAGTGCAACCTTATAATGTGTAGACATAAATATAAACTGCATGCACAGCAATAACAGGTGATAAAttgtaaaaataaatcaattaATGTATGACTAAGTGACTGACTATATTGGAAGGACCAATTTAATCCCATGTCCAGTGCAACGTCACAATGGGTGATAAATTGTAGAAGTAAATCAACAACTTATGTAATGCGTAAACAATTTACCTAATATATGTATGATATTTCCTTTCCAGCAAATATGAAGCTCATGCTGGAATAGGAAGATGCCCGGCATTAAGTATATGGGTAACCAGAAAATCAACTAATATATACTATGTCCAAGAGCAGGGATCAATGATATATGTAAAATTCCTAAAAATGCCTACTTTAATCAGTGTATTATTTAGTGCATTGACATGAGCAAAATCATGAGTTTTGATCATAAGAAAAATTCTCGATTGCCTTCTGCTTCATAAATATATTTCACTCGCCTAAGAATAGTGCTAGAACGTGCAGCCAATAGACTATGAATCGAACAGAGGACATAATATGTTTAAATTGTTAAATTTCCTTTGATGGTGAGAACCTACAGAAAATGAACATgctaattttgaaaaaaaaactgatggaAACAAATTTCAAGTTCCATGAACCTAGGAGAGGATATATATGATGGTGAAGGACAGAACTTAAAGATGCGCTTGTCATATTTCAAGGATAACTTACTGAAAAACACTTCATACAATCGATGAGGTAGATTGAGCATTATCTATGTCCTGGAAAATATTATTTCTCTGCATTCTTCAGGTAAGCATCTTAATAAGTTCATGTACAGCGCACTTCTCCATGATTATGAAACTGATGTAAAGCCTACCTATATAATAAGGTCTAAATTAGCACTGAACGAAGCATACTCTGTCAGTTCCCCTCTTAACTTGAATTTGATTATATGAAGAGACTGAGGGTAGGTTACCTTATCAAGTCTTATGCCAAAAGTTTTCAACGCTCAAGTTGTTTGCCTATGAGTTCATGTTCCACTACAACCGAACGTTCCTGCATGGTTCCtgccaattttattttattatcaGAAAGTatcccattcttcttctttgtgtTTGGGCTTCAAATCTTaagtgtgtaaaacatgtggAATATTAGCCAATGCTTCAGTTCACATGCATTGGCTGAAAGGAGTTGTGACTACGAAGACGGTACGGTAATGAGAGGGTCTAGCTACCTTACCTGTGATTCGGATCAACACGAGGAGGCGGGTCGTTAGGAGCACGGCAGGAACTGCAGGCTGCTACTCTACTGTGTGGTGCCCATGCTGACGAATAGGGGGCGAGGAGAGCGGAGAAAGGGGACAGCGCGTTGCAGCGTGGCACACGCTGCACGAGGGGCCGTCATCGGCGaagccgcgcccgcgcccgcgcctgcaTCTAGTGCTCCGCAAGTCCGGTTCGTTTGCTCGGTGAAGCCACATATCTAGTGCTCCCCAAGCCCGGTGAAGCCACATATATGCCACACAACGAGCATGCATCTCCGCCTTCGTTCGGTCGCAACTGGAGGGAGGGGAAGAAAACGCGCGGGGCCTTATCATGCGAGGGTCAGGGAATTGTTGTGCGCCGCCGTgctcgggagggagagggacgCTCGGGAGAGGGTTTCATCGTGAAGAAGGGTCAGACGAGTGTTATCGGGGTATATACGGGCTCACGGGCTGCGTGTTTGGCCCAGTTAACCAGGGCCTTGGGATTTTTCTCCCAGAGGACAACGGGCCAAATCGGTAAGTCCTGTCGGAATTTGAGGATCAAACGGACGGCAGGATCGAAACGACGACAGATCAGACAGTCAGCGGGCCTGATGCCCTGAGAGGTCTGGAAAGGATAAATAAGGGCAAAATGGTTGGATAATTACATGACTGAGTCATGGTGATGACTGAGTCATGATGGTGGTAACTGTAACATAAATGAATTAAGAATTTATTTGGGTATTATTCTAGACAACTTTCTTCAAGTTCGGAAGCTATCGGCTCATAAATGATTGAGTTACTTAACAATTCATATTTTTCACTGGCTTAAAACTATGAATCACTTAGAGATGCTTAAAACTAAGATCAGAAGTTAACAACTGATAAATATGTGAGTTACCAGACTAGATTATTCACAAGTAGATACAATATGTTTGGGAGGATTTCTTCAAAGTCAGAAGTTACCAACACGTAAATATACGAGTTACCATGGTATTTAATGTGGAGCTATTGGGTTCAAAATCATAGATCTCGCTTGGTAGCTATATCGATGCCATGGTGATAACTGTCATATCATAGACATATCGGTAACTACATAAGTGAGATGAGGGTAACTACAATTTGAAAAGGTTGGTAACTTAAATCAATGCTATGACGACAAGCAGGCAATTCTTTCCTGAACTAGCAGGTAAATTCCATCCTAGCTATGTAGTAACTATAAATTGGACAAGTTGGTAACTGCAGCAATGGCATTAATGATAATTGTAATCCAAACATCAAGTAACTATGCCATCTCATGGCAATAATTGTAACGTGAACAAGTTGGTAACAACATCAATAATATTGATGATAGCTATAATAAGAACTTCGGGTAACTACATCAGTTCATGATGGTAACTAAAACCTGGACATGTTAGCAACTCCATTAGTGACACTTATGATAACTATAATCCGGATAGTGGGTAAATACATCAGAACATGTGATAACTATAAGTTGTACATGCTACAACGGTAACTACCTAGTACTACCTTATTAATGGCTGGGACTTTGAGCACCTCTCAAAGAAGCACTGAAAGTACATGGTCCATGAGAACAAGAATAAAGAGAAGAAATCATGTATCAAAATAGCCACTCACTGCAGCTACAAGAATAAACTAAGTCACcatttcatcgaacacctCCCGTGCATAGAATAATTCCGAGCCACCATTTTATCAAACACCTCTagtgcacaaaaaaaattagccatCCACTAGCAGCAACATTGTTGCTGCctctaccgccgccgcctgcacgACCTCGCCATGGAAGCTGGCCATCCACGTCGATGTGGACCATGTCCGCCCTCGCTAGCGTCTCAAATCTGTCTCCCGGCCGCCACCCACCTACTCGTCTTCCTGGCACACATGTTCCCTCAGGCCACACCTTGGCCTCCCTGGCCACCCCGATGTCACGCGCAACCTGCTCGATGCCTCCGGCTTCCTGCAGAAGCATGGGCCACGCACTTTATCCATGTCTCCCACAACTCGCACCTCACCTCCCTCCTTTGTTTCAGCGACCTCCCAATCACACGCAGCTTGTTTGACCAGCTCGTGCAAGGAGCAACGAGAGGGAGGAGGTAGGACAGGAAGGAGGATCTCAGAGAGGGGCGCCACACGGAAGAGGCCGCCCAAGGAAGAGGATTTTGCAGAGAGgcaacagagagagagagagctgcatAGGGAGAGAtaccagagagagagagagaagacaAAGAAAGAGGAGAATAGGGGACAGAGGAGCTCGCATGATTGAAATTGAACGGCACGGAACGCGTCAGCGCGTAAGACAGACCACCGGACGGTAGGAAAATAAATCTTCCGTTTCAGAACTAACGATTTTAACTATGCTTATTTTAGGGTGAGATTCAAGAAAAATTGCAATGCATTAAAACAGTTTCTACATGTTCGACGAGGGATCCGACTACGCGAGGAAATCCGATAGAAAGGGATCtctcgaaaaaaaagataaacacGGCACACGCTTCCTtacctctttctctctctctcccaaccCGACGCATCtacacctccgccgccggcaaggAAACCCTAATCGTCACGATGTTGTCAAACGAGCAGCAAGTCTGGCCCCTCGTTGCACTTCCCAGCGACCGCGACCTCCGCGATCTGGACATCTTCAGATACCCCGAAGACCCATATGGTCCCGCGCTCCAGCATCTCGAAGGTGCTCGCGTGGAGGGgaaggtggtggtgctggaggaggaggaggggaaggaggtggaggaggaggaggatgatcCAGAGCCGCCTCGCCTTTACTGGGACGACATCTGCATATCCGACAGCGATGATGATCTAGTTAACTTGGAGGACTTGGTCATTGTTGACTACGATGATGAGGAAGGGGTGACAGATGGCGAGGAGACAAATTGCCCAGGTAGGTCCTTCTCCAGAGTGAAATTCATTCTCCAAAATATAACATAGAATGATTAATTGCCGATTGATTTGATTATGCAGGGAAGAAATTCCCTAGGGAAAAAGCAAGACAAATAAACCGATTATGGATAGCTAGTGACTGCAAACAGTATTCTGAACACATACAGCTGTGTGAGATGCTTCGAGCACAGGGAGATGAGAATTTTACCCTTCCTCCTTTTCCCATGAAAGTATTCCCTGAGGTAACAGGTCGATGTGTTGAGCGGGGCAACTGCTACCACCGCCGTTACAAAACACATGATACTTCCATCAGTAAGTTAGTCTCGTTGATTCCTAACCAACCAATCTGCTCTGGTGCTATGTGTGAATGTCATTGGcaacttatttttttctcttgttatTTGCAGCTAAATCAACTCTTGCACATCCCAAACCAGATCTGATGCTGCAGGTCTTCTCATTGCGTATATCGAACTCTGCATCCTATCCTGTTAGTGTCTATGGAATAATTGCCGTTCGGGATGACTTGGAGCCGCTACGGAATTATCTCTATAACCGTCCCTGCAGAGATGATGCTGTCACCATTGATCAGGTATTCAAGCTAGGCTTGTTTTGTATGCACACTGTTGGTTGCTCAAGAATGATTGATGTTCACGGTATGAATGAGTTTTGTGTCACTTGTCTTCATTGGCTGGATTGACTGATTAAAAGTTAATCAAGTCTGTCCAGATGTATGCGTTTAGACCTACATATTGGCGTTAAACCCATTTCGAAGTACAAGTTGTTAACCATTCCTTGTTCTGGATCACAATAACATTCCATGAAATCCCACAATTCTTATATGTTAttgtttagtactccctccgtcccatattaagtgactttctattatatgtatctagacgctttttaggtacattcatatttgggcaaatttgagtcacttaatatgggacagagggagtaattaattatACATGTTGAAGCGGTTGGCAAGATATAAATGATGGTTAAAACGAGAAAATACATGCATACCTTTTATTTCGAAACAAACTAGAAATAAAATGTATTCCTTTACTTCAAAAGGactatttttcttatttaaaTGTGATCAACTGATCTTACCTTTCTTATGTAGTTTTTCCATCCACATATACCAATGTATCGAAAAGTGGAATTTAGCATGTTCAGTTCTAAGTTCTAACAAGTTGTTAAATTGTAGGATTCCTTTACTTTACCTCTCTGTAGCCCTTGTCGAGGAATGTATCTACTGGATGATGCATTACTAGAGGTCGATCTCTGGGTTAAGGAGGATGGGGATGGATCAGCTGACAAACAAATACTCTCTGCATATGCTGAGATTGACAACTGCCCAAGTTTTGATGAAATGCTCGATGGACAGATTCGCAGTGGCCTATTCAGCTTGGACATAGGCTTCATATTGTTTACATACTGTGTTGAGGCTGTAATACAGGTCTTTGCAAAGGTTGATGTTCCTCATCATGTCAGATTTGCCGCTTTCAGCAGTGGCTTTGATCATGAGATTCTGCTGTTTGATGACGAATTCTCTGGGAATAAGAAACTGTTTCAGCATGTAGTCGCGGTGAAGGCACATAAAAAACTGGATGTTTCATTGAAGTTGGAGGAATCACTCTTTTGGTGGACTTTCCAGGATGGACATGTTGGGGCTGTTAGGATTCCTGATAAATCGATGTTAGAGTATGGCCAGTTTGATGTGAGAGTTTTCTTTGCTCCAAAACGCTACCCCAAAATAATTGTCTGAAACATGATTGAAATAAGTGAAGATGTCCTTTGCTGTTACCCTTTGTAAGCCCACTTGTGGGAAAACAGCAGAAGTTTGAGGTCAGACTTGTGTATTCTTCAGGGACGTGGATACCTTGACGAACTGCACCCTAATGTGGGATTAATGACATGTGGGTTCCACAGATGGAGGGCTTACACGTTAGTGGGTACGTTAGAGGATCC
This is a stretch of genomic DNA from Brachypodium distachyon strain Bd21 chromosome 1, Brachypodium_distachyon_v3.0, whole genome shotgun sequence. It encodes these proteins:
- the LOC100836740 gene encoding uncharacterized protein LOC100836740, whose translation is MLSNEQQVWPLVALPSDRDLRDLDIFRYPEDPYGPALQHLEGARVEGKVVVLEEEEGKEVEEEEDDPEPPRLYWDDICISDSDDDLVNLEDLVIVDYDDEEGVTDGEETNCPGKKFPREKARQINRLWIASDCKQYSEHIQLCEMLRAQGDENFTLPPFPMKVFPEVTGRCVERGNCYHRRYKTHDTSITKSTLAHPKPDLMLQVFSLRISNSASYPVSVYGIIAVRDDLEPLRNYLYNRPCRDDAVTIDQDSFTLPLCSPCRGMYLLDDALLEVDLWVKEDGDGSADKQILSAYAEIDNCPSFDEMLDGQIRSGLFSLDIGFILFTYCVEAVIQVFAKVDVPHHVRFAAFSSGFDHEILLFDDEFSGNKKLFQHVVAVKAHKKLDVSLKLEESLFWWTFQDGHVGAVRIPDKSMLEYGQFDVRVFFAPKRYPKIIV